In Mus pahari chromosome 12, PAHARI_EIJ_v1.1, whole genome shotgun sequence, the genomic window TACTTGATTCACTTGCTTTCACACCACTGTGGACATGATGGACAACACTCAAAACGGAAACACAGGTACATAGATAATTATTTAAAACTCTTCTTTAAATTAAATGGAGTATCATTTAGCTCTGATATTAGCACCATGGTAGAATATACAGTATCTGGCATAGATTTTGCTCCTCCTCCACTTAAAAGCTTAGAAGCATATgcctgatcacacacacacacacacacacacacacacacacacacacacacacacacagagagaggcaggcaatTGAGTAACAACCAATAAATAAGTTGGAAGATATTTCAAAAAGTGAAATTTGGTTTAACTTAAGAGataatttctgtctttctttacgGAAACTAAAATACCATACATGTACAGATAAAAGCAACTTTACAACCCATCTGGCCAGACCAATTCAATGTTCCTATTTAGCAGAAAGAGCGAGGGACCCATATGACTTCCATAGTGACCAGCTATAAGGCAGTGTCCTCAGGAGCGACCCCAAGGAAAGCTGTCCAAAGACATGCTGTTTACTTTGCAAGCGAAGGTTTCATAGGAAATTCTTTTGGATTCGAAGGTGCTCTTGTGTAATTAACAATGAATGAAAAACCTTGTGCTaataaacacattcttttttaaaaaattcaagaagaaatgGTGTCTGTGCCTCATAAAGGGAAAAGACCAGTAGTAAGCCATGACAAGAAGAACTGTGGTggtaaaaataattcatatttaagACAGACCATGCTTTATactgtatttatgtatgcattttccaATCTATGTCTCCTTTTAGCTCCTGACTTTTAACTTTTGAGGAAAGTAGAATACATTCTATTGCTCTCATTCCACATTATTCCCCTAAGCAACCAAAGGCAGATAAACAGAAAATGTTCAACTGATTGTATTTTGAGGGTCACCCAGAGAACCTACTATGTGCCTGAActagaatctgaaaaaaaaaaaaaacaatttctcttTTCCAACATGTTTTGGCTGTGGTGCTGAGCGTGCAGTGACATCATAGGCCTGAGGTGCCATTGCTTTATGACATTCCAACTATCTCTTCCACAGGCTGGTGTCAAAGAAACAGTTATTTTCCTACAACTGTAGTCCTTATTGCTCGAAGCAACATGCCTGCTTTTAAATACCTTATaattactcttttaaaatatactttttccgATGTAATTCTGATTTTTCCCTccagattaaaagaaaaagaatggtttGGATTTTGGCAATTGACTTTGGAACCTCAGGGCataagtcatatttttaaaattcatagttATTGGGAAAAAATGACAGCTACTGAGACAGGTACAGACAAGGTGAAACCTCACTGCACTTGGCTGTGTGGGCAcatgagggtttttgttttatttcacacAACTGGCAATTGCTATCAATAGTAAATGTTCATGAAATGGCAAAGTTATTTGAGGGAAggctttgtaaaaaaaattgtttatattgCTTAGGctatgttatatattatgtggaaggatgaagaaggaaaaaaaaatagttacagaAAAATTCCAAACTGAAACCCTTTAGATGGGTTGATATTTTAATGTCTCTGAGCTAAATTATGAACTCCTGTGGGCTTTGCCCTGCATTCCACACTAGCATCTCACCCAGTTGCTAGGCAAATAGACTGCTGAGCGGATACACAATGGGCCATTGGTATACCTTTTCTTTGGGGGGacaccacacacatccacacacaattCTGACTAGGTAGTTCTGTGGCTCAAAGCATTGCCTCTAACACGGAGAAATATCCTTTGGACTAGAGATTACCATGGACCCTGCGCTATAGAAGAACCCTCCAACATCCCACAGCAAAACACCTGCATGAATAGAGAGGAAAGTACGCAAATAAATACAGTATGTAACTGTCACCACCAGCCTCTTAAGGCATATTCAAAAATACCTTTACAAGGGAGCACAAAGAATGAACAACGTTCATTAGTGATGATGTTCCAGACTGAGATATTTTGACTGATTTGAATAAGCAGGTTATGAAATCATATAACATGGAACAGCTAATATGAGTCCGTTGGGTACAACACACGTGTCAGTACTTGATCCATAAATCGGTCCCATCATCCCATTACAATCTGCTGTGCACAGGACTAAACATGcggtttagtttttatttgtacATGATGGTCCAAACTTTCACTTAAATATAACTTTCCAACTATTATAAATGTTTTGAAGCATTGTTTTCAGTTGAATTTTTtttgtgtcattttcttttcttctattaaatctcttgtttttttctcttgtttttttacATGGGATACAATAAATATCCTGAAAAGGAGGAGTGGACATATTGCCCGGCATAGAGTCCAGCAGCCTGTTCTGAAGGCATTTGGAGGAACACCCTGTCTCCAGGACGGAGCAGCAGTACTGCGCTTCCAGATGCTTGGTCCAGAAAGCCCTTCTTGTACTCGTCGTATGTGTACATCATGGGCTCGTTGTTCTTGAAGAGAGCAACCCATACGTTGCCTCCCTTGCAGTGAACATGGTAAGCAAAGTAGTAGACACCCGGGACTTCACAGGTGAAGATGCCCGTCTGCGGATTGTAGTTCTGTCTGCCGTTGTAGAGCAGCTTGTCAAACTTCACTGGGGCCCCCACCGGTGGGAAAGGCACAGTCAGCTCAGCAGTAAACGCGGGCATCTCATAGGCTGGCCCTCCATGCTTGCCCTTTTTGCCCGCATAGGCATGTGGAGGTTTCACCCCATCAATTCCCAGTCCCATATCTGGCAGATACTCTCCCTGGGGTGATGGTGTAGGCATCACAGCTGGAGGGCCTGGGGGCCCTGGAGGACCTGGGGGCCCaggaaggccaggctggccttgaggtcCAAGGGCACCAGGTTTCCCCGGGGCCCCGTGAAGTCCTGCTACTCCTGGCTTCCCTACACCAGGGAACCCAGGGGGCCCTGGGAGGCCTGGTTCTCCTTTGGGGCCCGGAATCCCAGGGGGTCCAATAGGGCCACTAGGCCCCACAATCCCTGGAATCCCTGGGGGACCCTGTAGACCCTGATCCCCAGGTATTCCAGGCTCTCCTTTGGGTCCAAGCAATCCTGGAACACCGGGAAGCCCTGGCAACCCTTTGTGACCAGCTTCTCCCTTGGGTCCTATAGGACCGGGCAAACCCTTCATTCCAGGGGGACCTACTTCACCAAGAAAACCTGGCTTCCCAGGGAAGCCTTGGAGGCCAGGTTCTCCCTTGGGACCTGGTGGACCCTGTGGTCCTACAACTCCACCTTCTCCTTTGGGTCCAGGGAAACCAATAGCACCTGGAGGGCCCATGGGACCCGGGATTCCAGGTAAGCCTGGCTCTCCAGGTGGACCTCCCATTCCAGGAGCACCTATGGGTCCTTTTTCCCCTCTCGGCCCAAGACCCCCAGGAACACCCCCAATACCCCGGtcccctttgggtcctgggaaacCTGGCTTTCCGACCCCTGGGAGGCCTGGGGGTCCAGGCAACCCCGGCAATCCTTGTTCCCCTTTACCACCCGGAAATCCTGGTTGGCCTGGGATCCCATCCTGACCTGGCTTTCCAACTCCAGGCATCCCAGGAGGTCCTTGAACTCCTGGCACACCAATAAGGCCTTGTGGTCCAGGTTCCCCTGGAGGCCCTGGCTTCCCCAGGGGACCCTGTGGTCCAGGAAAGCCCGTCACTCCTGGTTTTCCTACTCCTGGTAGTCCAACGGGTCCTGGAGGGCCATGCATACCTGGAGGACCCTTCAGACCTGGCAAGCCAGGCATCCCGAAGCCCTTCTCTCCTTTGGGACCCTGAAGGCCAGGAGGTCCTGGTGGTCCTTTGGGCCCCCTCTCACCTTTTGCTCCTGGTTGCCCTGGTAACCCTGGCCCACCCGGTTTCCCGATACCAGGAAGTCCATGAGGTCCTGGAGGCCCTTGTGGCCCTGGGATTCCCATAGGTCCGATTTCCCCTTTAGGTCCAATTTCGCCTTTTGCTCCTGGCATTCCCATGGCTCCTGGCTTCCCAGGCATTCCAGGCATACCGGGCTTTCCAATTCCTGGATATCCCTGGGGCCCTGGTTTTCCTTTGATTCCAGGCATTCCATGTCCTGGCAAACCTGGCGGACCAGGTGGTCCTCTTGGTCCAGGTTCTCCACGGGGACCTTGTTCTCCGCGCAAACTGGCTAATGGTATTTCTCCTGAAAAAGTGGAGAAAGGGGCAGGGGATATTTGTTATCTCTTAATATAAAGAAGTAATAGCAGTCATTTAATTTCGACATATTTGCCTATTGTGTATTGAATGGGAAGACTAGATATAATACAGTCGCCTTCCTGAGCCTTCCCCTGTACAGTACCAGAAAACCAAGCTGTCAGTTTCTGTGATGTATTTGCTGTTTTGAAAACTCTTACATGCAGCTGCTTATATAGTCAGCATTGGTTAAAGTTTAAAggctgaaaaataaatttaacaaaaaatttCCAAGCACAAAAGTTGAAGATCCTGTTGTGTCTCATTGTACCGAATTTGGGAAGGTGGAATTTGTATaaaggggtgtgggggtggggggaagcatcTCCACTAAGCCCACTTAGCAGAGATGACCACTTGACATGGCAATTTCATCTCATGTGTTTCAGGCACACATTGTGTATATTTCAGAGAGTGTTGgagtcatattttgtttttatttaatttttaacatttttctactTAAACATTATATTGTGTTTTCCCATGACCTCCTTATCAATTTAAAGATTTCATTATAAATCAATGAATTACATGGTATATATTTATGGGCTTCAAGGTGATGGtataatttatgaataaaatatagaataactAAACCAACCTAATCAACATTTCTGTCACTTTACATACTTATTTTTGTAGGGACAGCAATTGAAGTCATTCttagttttaaatatgtattactAACTATATTTACCACATTTGGTAATAGACCTagaaataaatagacaaaatCAAAACCATATTCTTGCTGCCTTATTTGCACCTCTTGTCTCTTGTCTTCTCCACCCACCCCTCTCCTCAATTCCTTACATCCCTTAGTTTCTGCTATAAGAATGACCAACATTCTATCCATTCTCTGCTTCTGCACGTTGTTATACTGCTGCATGCTAATAAGATCCATGGTTTTTGTCATTCTGTGCCTGGCTgccttgtattatttttaatgtaataatgTGGGACTAAATATTTGCTCGTGTGCTGAAAAGTGGGTGATGAAAATCATTCTCCTATGCACCCGGGAAAAAGAAAAGCCTCTTATTTCGCATGTGGTCTGATAAACATCTCTCCACATCTGTCTCCTAGACCCAATGAATTTGCTTAGTTTTTTTTCTGGCATACTGTAGGATTTCTCAAGCCCCCAGTACAAGTTTTTGGAATAAATTATGTTGCTTGGAAATTAGGGTTTTGATCAGAAGCAAATAAGACACTTTAGGGTGGCATACAGTTTAAACAAGGAAAGAATGTTGGTTTAGGAACAGGACgttttgtttatctttctgtCATTGACATGACATTATGACTGGGTGACTAGAGCTGGCAGCATTCCTGTTTTTCTATTATGTTAGCCAGATTAATACAGCTACACTACATAACCAGAGAAAAGATAGGAAAGCTGTCATGCTTGCTGCCAAACTACAAAGCACATGTGAGAGTATGCGTGCTGTGCtttgcaggcaaaatactctGGATGACGTCCCGTGCTACTGGGAATAGAGTAGggtatataaagaaaagaaatatgtggTTCCAAAGTGATCGTTCAACTATACGTAGCATTTAAATCTTATTATTGTGCTATTTGTAGAACTACTGCCAGGAAACAAAAGAGACCCTCACAAATCATATTCTTCCTGGATAGGAATAATCATCTGATTACAAGATGTACCGGAAGCCAGGCAGGCCatgcaaggaaggaaggaaaaaagacctGATGATTCCCTCAGAGGTGTGCCAGCTCCTAAAGAGTAAAACTGTGAGGAATATTTACATTAACACACACTCTATATAGTATTGGTAAGAAAATTGTAATCAAGGGAGAGTCCAAGGAAGGatcctaattattattattattattattattattattttggcacTACGTGTTACTGTggagcccagggtggcctcactCTTGCAactgatcctgc contains:
- the Col8a1 gene encoding collagen alpha-1(VIII) chain — encoded protein: MAVPPRPLQLLGILFIVSLNSVRLTQAGAYYGIKPLPPQIPPQIPPQIPQYQPLGQQVPHIPLGKDGLSMGKEMPHMQYGKEYPHLPQYMKEIPPVPRMGKEVVPKKGKGEIPLASLRGEQGPRGEPGPRGPPGPPGLPGHGMPGIKGKPGPQGYPGIGKPGMPGMPGKPGAMGMPGAKGEIGPKGEIGPMGIPGPQGPPGPHGLPGIGKPGGPGLPGQPGAKGERGPKGPPGPPGLQGPKGEKGFGMPGLPGLKGPPGMHGPPGPVGLPGVGKPGVTGFPGPQGPLGKPGPPGEPGPQGLIGVPGVQGPPGMPGVGKPGQDGIPGQPGFPGGKGEQGLPGLPGPPGLPGVGKPGFPGPKGDRGIGGVPGGLGPRGEKGPIGAPGMGGPPGEPGLPGIPGPMGPPGAIGFPGPKGEGGVVGPQGPPGPKGEPGLQGFPGKPGFLGEVGPPGMKGLPGPIGPKGEAGHKGLPGLPGVPGLLGPKGEPGIPGDQGLQGPPGIPGIVGPSGPIGPPGIPGPKGEPGLPGPPGFPGVGKPGVAGLHGAPGKPGALGPQGQPGLPGPPGPPGPPGPPAVMPTPSPQGEYLPDMGLGIDGVKPPHAYAGKKGKHGGPAYEMPAFTAELTVPFPPVGAPVKFDKLLYNGRQNYNPQTGIFTCEVPGVYYFAYHVHCKGGNVWVALFKNNEPMMYTYDEYKKGFLDQASGSAVLLLRPGDRVFLQMPSEQAAGLYAGQYVHSSFSGYLLYPM